The following are encoded in a window of bacterium SCSIO 12643 genomic DNA:
- a CDS encoding tetratricopeptide repeat protein: MKKIFFAITLTVFGLFSQQINAQETRVYTSNLRWYNEGLELLEKEKYSAAINAFEKTRSSINDKNSEVYVNATYYKAVCALNLFNKDAEFQLKEFIKNYPESPQVKHAYFQLGKYNYRKKKWEKVIYWFAKTDAFSFSNSELYEYNFRLGYSHFRLENYEKAAPFFHELVDIQTPYYVPANYYYAHIAYLEGNYESAIQGFNKIRSDKKFGVIIPYYITQIYYKQERYDTLISYATPMLDNAKTKRKPEISKLVGDAYFNQKNYAQAIPYLKFYIKEGEQQIPEDYFQLAYAMMQNEEYEDAIKYFSRISAKEDELAQKSIYNMAECYLKADNKPYARNAFFKASKLDYNPAIAEESLLNYAKLSYEIAYDPYTDAIDAFIQYLEKYPNALKKDEAFEYLVNIYLSTNNYRAALASLETTKELDPRLKKVYQQLQFNLAVEQFQNGNYKNAVESFRKSQAQAEDKDLNAQSSYWIAESFYRQKAYKKAIDEYENFIFEPRAFLLPEFKIANYALGYAYYQQKDYKNGAKWFRKYLNYTDASPTRRHDALLRTGDCYFITKSYLLSEEYYKKAFVEGGRNADYALYQYAITQGLLKKKVQQNESLEKLLADFPKSTYAQGALYELGKNYMILNQNDKALANFETVVSGDPNNPYRKRSLENMGLIYYNNNENEKALKTFKQVVAEYPTYAESKSALSQIQSIYKATGNIDEYEAYIGTLAFMNISDGALDSLSYASAEDFYMDHNLDKSIRLFQKYIDRFDNPIFANKAHFYLAESQYQVGELGAALPNYVFNVKSNDPLFFQPSLERAAEISYKLEDYRKSLVYFQQLQQTTINADELNDVHWWAFKSASKIDSHQIVIQEAAFLLQDSLDDVQREAHIKFTLANSYRALNDTNQALSLYREVTTISQEEKSAESLYRIAEILYEQQNIDSSEAIIFELAQHTPTYPKWLANGLILLSDIYVLQEDYFQARTTLESIIANYKGDEEILSSAQSKLDNLTALENSNFDEPESKTEEEVTFDDEENDDLIDDLFDEEELEEEVIPQKPQDNE, from the coding sequence TTGAAAAAGATATTTTTTGCAATAACACTCACGGTTTTCGGGTTGTTTTCTCAACAAATTAATGCCCAGGAAACACGAGTTTATACCTCAAATTTAAGATGGTATAATGAGGGATTAGAACTCCTTGAAAAAGAAAAATACAGTGCGGCCATTAATGCTTTTGAAAAAACCAGAAGCTCAATTAATGATAAAAACTCTGAAGTTTACGTAAATGCTACGTATTACAAAGCGGTTTGTGCTTTGAATTTGTTTAACAAAGACGCTGAATTTCAACTCAAAGAGTTTATCAAAAATTACCCTGAAAGCCCGCAGGTAAAGCATGCTTATTTTCAACTTGGAAAATACAATTACAGAAAAAAGAAATGGGAAAAAGTAATTTACTGGTTTGCCAAAACAGATGCTTTTAGTTTCAGCAATAGTGAATTATACGAATACAATTTCAGACTGGGCTACTCTCATTTCAGATTAGAAAATTACGAAAAGGCTGCCCCTTTCTTTCATGAACTGGTAGATATTCAAACACCTTACTACGTACCTGCAAACTACTATTATGCACACATTGCGTATTTGGAAGGGAATTATGAGTCAGCGATTCAAGGATTCAATAAAATCAGATCAGATAAAAAATTCGGAGTGATTATTCCTTACTACATCACCCAGATTTATTACAAGCAAGAACGATATGATACTTTGATCAGCTATGCGACTCCAATGTTGGATAACGCCAAGACCAAAAGAAAACCTGAGATTTCAAAATTGGTTGGAGACGCCTATTTCAATCAAAAAAATTACGCTCAGGCTATTCCTTACCTAAAATTCTACATCAAAGAAGGAGAACAACAAATTCCTGAGGATTATTTCCAATTGGCTTACGCCATGATGCAAAATGAAGAATACGAAGATGCCATCAAGTATTTTTCAAGAATCAGTGCCAAGGAAGATGAACTAGCACAAAAGTCGATCTACAACATGGCAGAATGTTATCTCAAAGCAGATAATAAACCTTATGCCAGAAATGCATTTTTTAAAGCTTCTAAATTGGATTACAATCCCGCAATCGCAGAAGAATCATTATTAAACTATGCAAAACTTTCCTACGAAATTGCTTACGATCCATATACAGACGCTATTGATGCCTTTATTCAATATTTAGAGAAGTATCCGAATGCGTTGAAAAAGGACGAAGCATTTGAGTATTTGGTAAACATTTACTTGTCTACCAATAACTATCGTGCGGCATTAGCTTCCCTGGAAACGACCAAAGAACTTGATCCCAGATTAAAGAAGGTTTACCAGCAGTTACAATTTAACCTGGCTGTGGAACAGTTTCAAAACGGGAATTACAAAAATGCTGTGGAGTCATTCAGAAAATCTCAGGCTCAAGCAGAAGACAAAGATTTAAATGCTCAAAGTTCTTATTGGATTGCTGAATCTTTTTACCGTCAAAAAGCATATAAAAAAGCCATTGATGAATATGAAAACTTCATTTTTGAACCTCGGGCTTTTTTACTTCCGGAATTTAAAATTGCCAACTATGCTTTAGGTTATGCTTATTATCAGCAAAAAGATTATAAAAATGGTGCAAAATGGTTTAGAAAATATCTAAACTATACAGATGCCAGTCCTACACGTAGACACGATGCTTTACTTAGAACCGGAGACTGTTATTTCATTACTAAAAGCTATTTGCTTTCTGAAGAGTATTACAAAAAGGCCTTTGTAGAAGGGGGTAGAAACGCGGATTATGCGTTGTATCAATATGCAATCACTCAAGGGCTGCTTAAAAAGAAAGTACAACAAAACGAAAGTTTGGAAAAGCTTCTTGCAGATTTTCCTAAGTCTACATATGCGCAAGGTGCATTATACGAATTAGGTAAAAACTACATGATCTTAAATCAAAACGATAAGGCTTTAGCCAATTTTGAAACGGTGGTTTCAGGAGACCCAAACAATCCGTATCGAAAAAGATCTTTAGAGAATATGGGGTTGATTTATTACAACAATAATGAAAACGAAAAAGCACTTAAGACCTTCAAACAAGTTGTTGCAGAATACCCAACCTACGCTGAATCTAAAAGTGCTTTAAGCCAAATTCAGTCTATCTATAAAGCAACTGGTAACATTGACGAATACGAAGCTTATATCGGAACATTGGCGTTTATGAATATCTCGGATGGCGCGCTCGATTCTTTATCTTACGCTTCAGCTGAAGACTTTTATATGGATCATAATCTGGACAAGTCTATTCGATTATTCCAGAAATATATTGATCGATTTGACAATCCAATTTTTGCAAACAAAGCACACTTCTATCTGGCAGAAAGCCAATATCAAGTTGGTGAATTAGGTGCTGCGTTACCCAATTATGTCTTCAATGTAAAATCTAACGATCCACTATTTTTCCAACCTTCTTTGGAACGTGCAGCGGAAATAAGCTACAAACTTGAGGATTATAGAAAATCATTGGTATACTTCCAACAACTGCAACAAACCACAATCAATGCGGATGAATTAAATGATGTTCACTGGTGGGCATTTAAGAGTGCTTCTAAAATCGATTCACACCAAATCGTGATTCAGGAAGCTGCATTTCTATTGCAAGATTCATTGGATGATGTTCAAAGAGAAGCGCATATTAAATTCACTTTAGCAAATTCGTATCGCGCATTAAATGATACCAATCAAGCTTTATCGCTTTACAGAGAGGTGACAACTATATCTCAGGAAGAAAAATCTGCAGAGTCTTTATACCGAATAGCTGAAATACTTTACGAACAACAAAATATTGATTCCAGTGAAGCCATCATTTTTGAATTGGCACAACACACACCTACTTATCCTAAATGGTTGGCAAATGGCTTGATTTTACTCTCTGATATTTATGTATTACAAGAAGATTATTTCCAGGCCAGAACCACTTTGGAAAGCATTATTGCCAACTACAAAGGAGATGAAGAAATTCTATCAAGTGCACAATCTAAACTGGATAATCTAACTGCTTTGGAGAACAGTAACTTTGATGAGCCTGAAAGCAAGACTGAAGAAGAAGTCACTTTTGATGATGAAGAAAACGATGATTTAATAGATGATCTTTTTGACGAAGAAGAACTGGAAGAAGAAGTAATACCTCAAAAACCACAAGACAATGAATAA
- the gyrB gene encoding DNA topoisomerase (ATP-hydrolyzing) subunit B has translation MSDENKEEKRDYSAGNIQVLEGLEAVRKRPAMYIGDVGIRGLHHLVYEVVDNSIDEALAGYCTKIDVIIEEDNSITVIDNGRGIPTGYHEKEKKSALEVVMTVLHAGGKFDKDTYKVSGGLHGVGVSCVNALSINLRAEVHRDGKIFEQEYSQGIPKYDVREIGTTDITGTRVTFKPDAEIFENREYNFTTLENRLRELAYLNKGINISITDKREKDEEGNFISSSFISEGGLKEFVLFLDQNREQLIQDVIYIDGEKNGIPVEVALVYNTSYSENLHSYVNNINTHEGGTHLQGFRRGLTGTLKKYAEESGLLTKLKFDISGDDFREGLTAVISVKVAEPQFEGQTKTKLGNREVNAPVSQAVSEMLANYLEENPKDAKTIVQKVILAAQARNAARKAREMVQRKNVMSGSSLPGKLADCASRDPEISEIFLVEGDSAGGTAKQGRNRENQAIMPLRGKILNVEKALSHKIFENEEIRNIYTALGVKVGTEEDSKALDTSKLRYHKIVIMCDADVDGSHIETLILTFFFRYMKELIEQGNIYIATPPLYLVKKGSDQRYAWNDEQRDAFVQEMKGKGSETSVGIQRYKGLGEMNAEQLWATTMNPENRTLRQVTIDSGAEADRVFSMLMGDEVPPRREFIESHAKYANIDT, from the coding sequence ATGAGTGACGAAAATAAAGAAGAAAAACGAGATTATTCCGCTGGGAATATTCAGGTATTAGAAGGATTAGAAGCGGTAAGAAAACGTCCGGCCATGTATATTGGCGATGTTGGTATTCGTGGTTTACACCATTTGGTTTACGAGGTTGTAGATAACTCTATTGATGAAGCATTAGCAGGATACTGTACAAAGATTGATGTTATTATTGAAGAAGATAACTCTATCACAGTTATAGATAATGGTCGTGGTATTCCAACAGGTTATCATGAGAAAGAGAAAAAATCTGCGCTAGAGGTTGTAATGACGGTCTTACATGCCGGTGGTAAGTTTGATAAAGATACTTACAAGGTTTCCGGTGGTCTGCACGGTGTTGGGGTTTCCTGTGTGAATGCCTTATCAATCAACTTACGTGCTGAAGTACATAGAGACGGAAAGATATTTGAACAAGAGTATTCTCAAGGTATTCCTAAATACGATGTACGTGAAATTGGTACAACTGATATTACAGGAACCAGAGTTACTTTTAAGCCGGATGCTGAAATTTTCGAAAATAGAGAATACAATTTCACTACTCTCGAAAATAGATTACGTGAGTTAGCATACCTGAATAAAGGTATTAACATTAGCATCACGGATAAAAGAGAAAAAGACGAAGAAGGAAATTTCATTTCAAGTAGCTTTATCTCAGAAGGTGGATTGAAAGAATTCGTTTTATTCTTAGATCAAAACCGTGAGCAATTAATCCAAGATGTAATTTACATCGATGGTGAAAAAAATGGAATTCCTGTAGAGGTAGCTTTGGTTTACAATACTTCTTATTCTGAGAACCTACATTCATATGTAAACAACATTAATACGCACGAGGGTGGTACACACCTTCAGGGTTTTAGAAGAGGTTTAACTGGTACTCTAAAGAAGTATGCTGAAGAATCCGGTCTGTTGACTAAATTGAAATTTGACATTTCAGGTGATGACTTTAGAGAAGGTCTTACTGCAGTCATTTCTGTTAAAGTTGCGGAACCGCAGTTTGAGGGACAAACTAAAACCAAATTGGGTAACCGTGAGGTAAATGCTCCGGTATCTCAGGCTGTTTCGGAAATGCTTGCCAACTATTTGGAAGAAAATCCGAAAGATGCTAAGACCATCGTGCAAAAAGTAATCTTAGCTGCACAAGCGCGTAATGCCGCACGTAAAGCACGTGAAATGGTTCAGCGTAAAAATGTAATGTCTGGTTCAAGCTTACCTGGTAAATTGGCAGATTGTGCATCTCGTGATCCTGAAATCAGTGAAATCTTCTTAGTCGAGGGAGATTCTGCGGGTGGTACAGCTAAACAAGGTCGTAACAGAGAGAATCAGGCAATTATGCCACTTCGTGGTAAGATTTTGAACGTTGAAAAAGCGCTTTCTCATAAGATTTTTGAAAATGAAGAAATTCGTAACATCTACACCGCGTTAGGTGTAAAAGTGGGAACTGAAGAAGATTCTAAAGCGCTGGACACTTCTAAATTGAGATATCATAAGATTGTAATCATGTGTGATGCGGATGTCGATGGTAGCCATATTGAGACTTTGATCTTGACTTTCTTCTTCCGTTATATGAAAGAGTTAATTGAGCAGGGAAATATCTATATCGCTACACCTCCACTTTATTTAGTGAAAAAAGGATCTGATCAACGTTATGCATGGAATGATGAACAACGTGATGCTTTTGTTCAGGAAATGAAAGGAAAAGGTTCTGAAACAAGTGTGGGAATCCAACGTTATAAAGGTCTGGGTGAGATGAATGCAGAGCAACTTTGGGCAACAACCATGAATCCTGAAAACCGTACTTTACGTCAGGTAACTATCGATTCAGGTGCTGAAGCTGATCGTGTATTTAGTATGCTTATGGGTGATGAAGTTCCTCCACGTAGAGAATTCATCGAGTCTCATGCAAAGTATGCGAATATCGATACTTAA
- a CDS encoding 1-acyl-sn-glycerol-3-phosphate acyltransferase produces the protein MDNQFIKTDQYNTPENQSRAILDVLSLGTPAYFGARFFSMLLGNRKLALDGKFDTHTWASRSMDIFRLLESCGGKFHIEGLDNILKLDEPVVFISNHMSMLESMVFPGLIADKREVTFVVKKSLTTHSVFGPTMRARKPIAVDRKDPIADFKTVMQEGMENLKSGTSVVIFPQSQRMVEFDPKMFNTLGVKLAKKAKAPIIPVAIKTDFWTNGTVFKDIGKLDRSQKIHIKFGEPIHIKGPGKQEHQQVIDFISSNLEQWNK, from the coding sequence ATGGACAATCAATTCATAAAGACCGATCAATACAATACTCCGGAGAATCAATCTCGAGCGATTCTAGATGTTTTGTCATTAGGGACACCGGCTTATTTTGGAGCGAGGTTTTTTTCCATGCTTTTGGGGAATAGAAAGCTAGCCTTAGATGGAAAGTTTGATACCCATACCTGGGCGAGTAGATCTATGGATATCTTTCGTTTATTGGAATCTTGCGGAGGTAAATTTCATATTGAAGGATTAGATAATATTCTCAAATTAGATGAACCTGTAGTTTTTATCAGTAACCATATGAGTATGCTGGAGAGTATGGTTTTCCCCGGATTGATTGCTGATAAACGTGAGGTGACTTTTGTCGTAAAAAAGAGTTTAACGACACATTCTGTTTTTGGACCAACTATGCGTGCTAGAAAGCCTATTGCTGTAGACCGAAAGGATCCGATTGCAGACTTTAAGACTGTCATGCAAGAGGGAATGGAGAATCTGAAATCTGGGACTTCGGTGGTTATTTTTCCACAAAGTCAGCGTATGGTAGAGTTTGATCCAAAGATGTTTAATACGCTTGGGGTTAAGTTGGCAAAGAAAGCGAAAGCGCCAATTATTCCAGTGGCTATTAAAACGGACTTTTGGACAAATGGAACCGTATTTAAGGATATAGGGAAGTTAGATAGATCGCAAAAAATTCATATCAAATTTGGCGAACCAATTCATATTAAAGGACCTGGTAAGCAGGAACATCAACAAGTTATAGATTTTATCAGTTCGAATTTGGAACAGTGGAATAAGTAG
- the ccsA gene encoding cytochrome c biogenesis protein CcsA gives MKSIFKQLWGFFISMEFMAFLILLFAVSIGAATFIENDFGTPASKAIVYNAKWFELMLFFLFINLVANIFRYKMYKVSKWPIFMFHLAFIFMIAGGAVTRYISEEGLLHIREGKASNAVVSDKTYFRFKVDDRKMQYSFDQAVFLNPLHNPGFSNSFTFNDKDIRVTYKDYIQNAVDTVVPDENGSTFLELVTTDGQGRKTNYLEEGKTTNFGFVTVKFGEGNSNDGLRIFRDSNGLSFISPYEVSYLKMADRSQGVLSADTVHPFESRRLYQINGVSIVFKGLHEKVRKDITTFKGGNAAQGTDVLIVDLEIDGKHRDVKIKGGAGRVLPPELIETDGLYFSLAYGSKYIHLPFYIQLRDFQLDRYPGSMSPSSYASEITLIDEEQDIHEEHRIYMNHVLDHRGYRLFQSSYDQDEGGTVLSVNRDFWGTWLSYIGYILMGVGMFFTLFIQDSRFSKLSKKLDKIRIQKEALTLVVAFVIGVGGVFAQHTDSLVVPKTVPIEQAEMFGRLQIQDQGGRMKPMNTLSSEVLRKVARKSNFNGLTPDQVLLGMIYDPQPWQVSKMIKVFHPQLKKKLGMEEDEKYASFIRFFDEKFQYVLTEDIAEANRKKPSERSKYDNDVITVDERVNICYMIYTGSLMRIFPLPNDPTNKWYAPGDAVNVFKGNDSLFVAGILPMYFSALDQGQETGNWEAATKTIQSINKYQQKMGAEVVISNQKLNYEIFYNKARIFNNLFFYYFTIGLIFLILLFVQLFSNDSKVLNGVIKVFNWLIILGFSVHTLGLVLLWYISGHAPWSNAYESMVYIAWATILSGFIFSKNSKITLAATSLLTAFILMVAHLNWLDPEITNLVPVLDSYWLMIHVAIITASYGFLALGALLGLFNLILIITAPRGIQKIQLTFKELTTINEMTITIGLFMLTVGTFLGGVWANESWGRYWGWDAKETWALASVLVYSFVAHMRFIPGLRGGFAYNFTTLVSFSSIIMTYFGVNYYLSGLHSYAAGDPVPIPSFVYYTIVIVAIISIVANRRWSSFNAGKEAKS, from the coding sequence ATGAAAAGTATTTTTAAACAACTGTGGGGTTTCTTTATTTCCATGGAGTTTATGGCATTTTTAATATTGCTGTTTGCTGTATCTATTGGTGCTGCCACATTTATCGAAAATGATTTTGGTACACCTGCTTCCAAAGCGATCGTTTACAATGCGAAATGGTTTGAGTTAATGTTGTTCTTCTTATTCATTAACCTCGTTGCAAATATTTTCAGGTATAAAATGTATAAGGTTTCCAAGTGGCCGATCTTCATGTTCCATTTGGCTTTTATTTTTATGATTGCTGGTGGTGCGGTAACTCGTTACATTAGTGAGGAAGGACTATTACATATTAGAGAAGGGAAAGCGAGTAACGCTGTGGTGAGTGATAAAACGTATTTCCGTTTTAAAGTGGATGACCGCAAAATGCAGTATAGTTTTGATCAGGCGGTATTCTTAAACCCTTTACATAATCCGGGATTTAGTAACAGTTTTACGTTTAATGATAAGGACATCCGAGTGACTTATAAAGATTACATCCAAAATGCGGTGGATACTGTGGTTCCGGATGAAAATGGATCTACTTTCTTAGAACTGGTTACGACTGATGGTCAGGGAAGAAAGACCAACTATTTGGAAGAAGGTAAAACAACCAATTTTGGTTTTGTTACAGTGAAATTCGGAGAAGGTAATTCGAATGACGGTTTGAGAATTTTTAGAGATTCAAATGGATTGTCATTCATCTCTCCTTATGAAGTAAGCTATTTGAAAATGGCAGATCGTTCTCAAGGTGTTTTATCGGCCGATACCGTGCATCCATTTGAAAGCAGAAGACTATATCAAATCAATGGGGTAAGTATCGTATTTAAAGGTTTACATGAAAAAGTAAGAAAAGATATTACAACATTTAAAGGTGGAAATGCAGCTCAGGGAACCGATGTTTTAATAGTGGATCTAGAAATTGATGGTAAGCACAGAGATGTGAAAATTAAAGGTGGTGCTGGTAGAGTTTTACCTCCTGAGTTGATTGAAACAGATGGATTATACTTTAGTCTGGCATATGGTTCAAAGTACATCCATTTGCCATTTTATATTCAATTAAGAGATTTCCAGTTAGATCGTTACCCTGGTTCTATGAGCCCTTCGTCTTATGCCAGTGAGATCACATTGATTGATGAGGAACAGGATATTCATGAAGAGCATAGAATTTACATGAATCATGTTTTGGACCACCGTGGATATCGTCTCTTCCAGTCTTCCTATGATCAGGACGAAGGAGGAACGGTTTTATCTGTAAATAGAGATTTCTGGGGAACCTGGTTATCCTACATAGGTTATATCTTGATGGGTGTGGGCATGTTCTTTACGTTGTTTATTCAGGATAGTCGTTTTAGTAAGTTGAGTAAGAAGTTGGATAAGATTAGAATCCAAAAAGAAGCATTAACTCTTGTGGTTGCTTTTGTGATAGGCGTAGGTGGTGTTTTTGCACAACATACCGATTCATTGGTAGTTCCTAAAACAGTTCCAATTGAACAGGCGGAAATGTTTGGAAGATTGCAGATTCAAGATCAGGGGGGGAGAATGAAGCCCATGAATACGTTGTCTTCTGAAGTCTTAAGAAAAGTAGCACGCAAATCTAACTTTAATGGTTTAACTCCCGATCAGGTATTGTTAGGGATGATCTATGATCCGCAACCATGGCAGGTCTCAAAAATGATTAAAGTATTTCATCCTCAACTAAAGAAAAAACTAGGAATGGAAGAAGATGAAAAATATGCTTCATTTATTAGATTCTTCGATGAGAAATTTCAATATGTACTTACTGAGGATATTGCTGAGGCCAATAGAAAGAAACCAAGCGAAAGAAGCAAATATGATAACGATGTGATTACAGTAGATGAGCGTGTGAATATTTGCTATATGATTTATACCGGATCATTGATGCGTATATTCCCATTGCCAAATGATCCAACAAATAAATGGTATGCTCCAGGTGATGCGGTAAATGTATTTAAAGGCAATGACTCTTTGTTTGTAGCTGGAATTCTGCCAATGTATTTTAGTGCTTTGGATCAAGGTCAGGAGACAGGAAATTGGGAAGCAGCGACTAAAACCATACAATCAATTAATAAATATCAGCAGAAAATGGGTGCTGAAGTGGTCATCTCAAATCAAAAATTGAATTATGAGATTTTCTACAATAAGGCTAGAATTTTTAATAACCTGTTTTTCTATTATTTCACCATAGGTTTGATCTTTTTAATTCTGTTGTTTGTACAGTTATTTTCTAATGACTCTAAGGTCCTGAATGGGGTAATTAAAGTATTCAATTGGTTGATCATTTTAGGGTTTTCTGTTCACACTTTAGGGCTGGTATTATTATGGTATATCTCAGGTCACGCTCCGTGGAGTAATGCCTACGAATCTATGGTTTATATTGCCTGGGCTACAATTTTATCTGGATTTATTTTTAGTAAAAACTCTAAGATTACTTTAGCAGCAACTTCACTGCTTACCGCGTTTATTTTAATGGTAGCGCATTTGAATTGGTTAGATCCGGAAATTACGAATTTGGTTCCTGTATTGGATTCATATTGGTTAATGATTCATGTGGCTATTATCACTGCGAGTTATGGGTTCTTAGCATTGGGCGCGTTATTGGGATTATTCAATTTGATACTCATCATTACTGCACCAAGAGGAATTCAGAAAATCCAATTGACATTTAAAGAGTTAACCACAATCAATGAGATGACCATTACCATTGGTTTATTTATGTTGACAGTAGGAACATTCCTGGGGGGTGTTTGGGCAAATGAATCCTGGGGAAGATACTGGGGATGGGATGCGAAAGAAACATGGGCTTTGGCTTCTGTATTGGTATATAGTTTTGTAGCGCATATGAGATTTATTCCGGGTTTAAGAGGTGGTTTTGCATATAACTTCACGACATTGGTTTCGTTTAGTTCTATCATTATGACCTATTTCGGGGTAAATTACTATTTAAGTGGATTGCACTCTTATGCAGCCGGAGATCCTGTGCCGATTCCAAGTTTTGTTTATTATACCATTGTTATTGTAGCAATCATTTCTATTGTTGCCAATCGTAGATGGAGTTCTTTTAACGCGGGTAAAGAAGCAAAATCATAA
- a CDS encoding DUF2520 domain-containing protein — MKKVSIIGSGNVATHLAKNLFDKGIIIHSIYSQTIENAQQLADQVKAQSISQLQDLDLSVIDGAIIALKDDIIEDISNQLPESDTIIAHTSGTVPLSALKKHSKIGVFYPLQTFSKSKTLDFSKVPMCIEGITPDVHANLIELAKSISEDVRSIDSDTRKQIHIAAVFACNFTNHMLTIANQQLQQSDQDLSILEPLIRETIEKAFTNTPENVQTGPAARNDQQVIQKHLNMLEVQPQLQNIYTQISNSIINWKK, encoded by the coding sequence GTGAAAAAGGTTTCTATAATAGGGTCTGGAAATGTAGCAACACATCTTGCTAAAAATCTGTTTGACAAAGGGATAATCATTCATTCCATCTATAGTCAAACCATAGAGAATGCTCAGCAATTGGCTGATCAGGTAAAAGCACAGAGTATTTCACAATTGCAAGATTTAGATTTATCTGTAATCGATGGGGCAATTATCGCCTTAAAAGATGATATCATTGAAGATATTTCAAATCAGCTCCCGGAATCTGATACAATCATTGCACATACTTCTGGGACAGTTCCTTTATCTGCTTTAAAAAAGCACTCTAAAATTGGTGTTTTTTATCCATTGCAAACGTTTTCGAAATCAAAAACATTAGACTTTTCCAAAGTACCTATGTGTATCGAAGGCATCACTCCTGACGTACATGCAAATCTTATAGAACTGGCCAAATCTATTTCTGAAGATGTAAGGTCTATTGATTCTGATACCCGGAAACAAATTCATATTGCGGCAGTATTTGCATGTAATTTCACCAATCACATGTTGACCATAGCAAATCAACAATTGCAACAATCAGATCAGGATTTATCCATACTGGAACCTTTGATTCGAGAAACCATAGAAAAAGCATTTACCAATACACCGGAAAACGTTCAAACAGGTCCGGCAGCACGAAATGATCAACAGGTCATTCAAAAACATCTGAACATGTTAGAGGTCCAACCTCAACTTCAAAATATTTATACACAAATCAGCAATTCAATAATCAACTGGAAAAAATGA
- a CDS encoding HAD hydrolase family protein, with the protein MSEHYLKLLPKITTLIFDIDGVLTDGIVTIMPNGDQLRSLNSKDGFAIQLAVRKGLKVCVITGGNSENIKMRLAKMGVTDVYLNIAQKIDTYDDIKVMYDLTDEEIMYMGDDLPDYEIMQQVGIPACPQNAAREIRDISKYISDQDGGKGCVRDIIEKVLRAQGKWMTGKSDLTW; encoded by the coding sequence ATGAGCGAGCACTATTTAAAACTACTACCTAAAATCACCACATTAATTTTTGATATAGACGGTGTACTAACTGATGGTATTGTGACGATAATGCCTAATGGTGATCAATTGAGAAGCTTAAATTCCAAAGATGGTTTTGCCATCCAACTTGCAGTGCGTAAAGGATTAAAAGTTTGTGTAATTACAGGTGGAAATTCTGAAAATATTAAAATGCGTCTGGCTAAAATGGGTGTGACAGATGTCTATCTCAATATTGCACAAAAAATTGATACTTATGATGATATTAAAGTAATGTATGATTTGACAGATGAAGAGATTATGTATATGGGTGATGATCTTCCTGATTATGAAATCATGCAGCAAGTTGGAATTCCTGCTTGTCCACAGAATGCAGCAAGAGAGATTAGAGATATTTCCAAATACATTTCTGATCAGGATGGTGGTAAAGGTTGTGTAAGGGATATCATTGAAAAAGTATTACGCGCTCAAGGAAAATGGATGACAGGTAAATCTGATTTAACATGGTAA